One genomic window of Heterodontus francisci isolate sHetFra1 unplaced genomic scaffold, sHetFra1.hap1 HAP1_SCAFFOLD_1331, whole genome shotgun sequence includes the following:
- the LOC137358935 gene encoding ceramide synthase-like, whose product MMASTAGLIIVRSCSKHVLEERHWLTNAYVLFAVPYFAYDIYAMYLCHWYKFNVKGHEKEAVGKLTVLKTYLRKELLMIIHHTVMFTVCFPVSVFMRNGRGDFFVGCMFMAEVSTPFVCLGKVLIQYRQQHTLLHKLNGIMMLASFFACRILLFPYMYWVYGQETGLPLHRVPLELPAHYNLAVMLLMAPQLYWFSLICRGAFRLFCKTRSKEQHTNGYVTPTSSPALTPASDQPPQAEEQKSV is encoded by the exons GCACTGGCTGACTAACGCCTATGTTCTGTTTGCCGTCCCCTACTTCGCCTACGATATCTACGCCATGTACCTATGTCACTGGTACAAGTTCAATGTGAAGGGTCACGAGAAAGAAGCAGTTGGTAAATTGACGGTGCTGAAGACTTACCTGAGGAAGGAGCTGCTGATGATAATCCACCATACCGTTATGTTCACTGTCTGTTTCCCTGTATCTGTG TTCATGCGGAATGGACGAGGGGATTTCTTTGTGGGCTGTATGTTCATGGCGGAGGTCAGCACCCCCTTTGTGTGCTTGGGGAAGGTGCTAATCCAG TACAGACAGCAGCACACTCTCCTGCACAAGCTAAACGGGATCATGATGCTCGCCTCCTTCTTCGCCTGCCGGATCCTGCTGTTCCCCTACATGTACTGGGTCTACGGGCAGGAGACGGGCCTGCCCCTGCACCGCGTGCCCCTCGAGCTGCCAGCCCACTACAACCTCGCCGTCATGCTGCTGATGGCTCCTCAGCTCTACTGGTTCTCACTCATCTGCCGAGGCGCCTTCCGCCTCTTCTGCAAGACCCGCTCGAAAGAGCAGCACACCAATGGGTATGTGACCCCCACGTCCTCACCAGCCCTGACCCCCGCCTCCGACCAGCCCCCACAAGCAGAGGAGCAGAAGTCGGTCTAA